One region of Haloprofundus salilacus genomic DNA includes:
- a CDS encoding MarR family transcriptional regulator has translation MAGTEQESLDDLPPSAKLVFKVLEYNGPLTQKGIVQESMLSARTVRYALERLEGIGVVDEDVYFADARQNLYQLTEKPKAAVDGGSEACTAEQ, from the coding sequence ATGGCTGGAACAGAACAGGAGAGTCTCGACGACCTCCCCCCAAGTGCGAAACTCGTTTTCAAAGTGCTCGAATACAACGGCCCTCTAACGCAGAAAGGCATCGTCCAGGAGTCGATGCTCTCCGCGCGGACCGTTCGCTACGCGCTCGAACGACTCGAAGGCATCGGCGTCGTCGACGAGGACGTCTACTTCGCCGACGCGCGCCAGAATCTCTACCAACTCACCGAGAAACCGAAGGCGGCTGTCGACGGCGGGTCGGAAGCCTGCACCGCAGAACAGTAA
- a CDS encoding manganese catalase family protein: MFYHEPELQYEVEVEEPDPYFAKMLQQAIGGAEGEMRVALQYMFQAFAVPADKQEYRTLLMETAAEELGHIEMLATAVAKNLEGAPEHMREEARENDAVIDAMMSGGQPRQALSAGLHAMPVDSNGVPFNGGYVVASGNLAADMYANVMAESTGRLLATRLYEMTDDPGMKDMLAYLIARDTMHQNQWHAALETMEDHIPVPASFPQEKENQDVNYDFMSTFREQREDPDQRWTQGQSPDGKGEFSFRSEQPGGGMPDLEEVIDEMYNKPSGE, translated from the coding sequence GTGTTCTACCACGAGCCCGAACTCCAGTACGAAGTCGAAGTCGAAGAGCCGGACCCGTACTTCGCGAAGATGCTCCAGCAGGCAATCGGCGGCGCGGAGGGAGAGATGCGCGTCGCGCTGCAGTACATGTTTCAGGCGTTCGCCGTCCCCGCCGACAAACAGGAGTACCGAACGCTGCTGATGGAGACGGCCGCCGAAGAGTTGGGGCACATCGAGATGCTCGCGACGGCGGTGGCGAAGAACCTCGAAGGCGCGCCCGAGCACATGCGCGAGGAGGCGCGCGAGAACGACGCCGTCATCGACGCGATGATGAGCGGCGGTCAGCCCCGGCAGGCGCTCTCGGCGGGCCTGCACGCGATGCCGGTCGACAGTAACGGCGTTCCGTTCAATGGCGGCTACGTCGTCGCCTCCGGCAACCTTGCCGCCGACATGTACGCCAACGTGATGGCGGAGTCGACGGGCCGCCTGCTCGCGACGCGGCTGTACGAGATGACCGACGACCCGGGGATGAAGGACATGCTCGCGTACCTCATCGCCCGCGACACGATGCACCAGAACCAGTGGCACGCGGCGCTCGAGACGATGGAAGACCACATTCCGGTGCCGGCGAGCTTCCCGCAGGAGAAGGAGAACCAGGACGTGAACTACGACTTCATGTCCACGTTCCGTGAGCAGCGTGAGGACCCCGACCAGCGGTGGACGCAGGGGCAGTCGCCCGACGGGAAGGGCGAGTTCTCCTTCCGCTCGGAGCAACCCGGCGGCGGGATGCCCGACCTCGAGGAAGTCATCGACGAGATGTACAACAAGCCGAGCGGCGAATAG
- a CDS encoding PINc/VapC family ATPase, which yields MNIVPDTSAVIDGRVSERVESGAYDGVTVLVPEAVVGELESQANAGYDSGWEGLEELQKLATYVDEGVIEVEFVGRRPSGDEQNAAHEGDVDALIRDLADDYDATLLTSDVVQAEVGRAKGIEVEYVEPRIRGGESLAIEEFFDDETMSVHLKAGTKPKAKRGALSDMHYEIISDEVSDEVQMKEWADDIEQSARSSNQGFIELSEPGMKIVQFRNYRIAVARPPFSDGIEITAVRPIAKTSLEDYEFVNELKERLLERQRGVLISGAPGAGKSTFAQAVAEFLNNNDYAVKTMEKPRDLQVGPEITQYTALGGQMEKTADSLLLVRPDYTIYDEVRKTNDFSVFADMRLAGVGMVGVVHATRAIDALQRLIGRVELGMIPQVVDTVVYIEAGQVHTVYDVTTQVKVPEGLTAEDLARPVIQVRNFETGRPEFEIYTFNRQVVTVPLGEDGGSNESSVGRIAKQEIEREIRSIARGHVDVELKGQNRAAVYVEEDDISYVIGKGGGRITDIEERLGIDIDVRTHDENPKMGSAGGSAGSSGNGSGGAGGRIGEPEGEVVTPEITSRHIVVRMDGHVGETVEVRAGGEYLFTATVGRGGDIQVSRGSAIADELENAIDRKEQITVVPA from the coding sequence ATGAACATCGTCCCGGACACGAGCGCGGTCATCGACGGCCGCGTGTCCGAACGAGTAGAGAGCGGGGCGTACGACGGCGTGACCGTCCTTGTCCCCGAGGCGGTGGTCGGCGAACTGGAGTCGCAGGCCAACGCCGGCTACGACAGCGGCTGGGAGGGTCTCGAAGAGTTGCAGAAACTCGCGACGTACGTCGACGAGGGCGTCATCGAGGTCGAGTTCGTCGGTCGTCGCCCCTCGGGGGACGAACAGAACGCCGCCCACGAGGGCGACGTCGACGCGCTCATCCGCGACCTCGCCGACGACTACGACGCGACGCTTCTAACGAGCGACGTAGTGCAAGCCGAGGTCGGACGCGCGAAAGGAATCGAAGTCGAGTACGTCGAACCGCGCATCCGCGGCGGCGAGAGCCTCGCCATCGAGGAGTTTTTCGACGACGAGACGATGAGCGTCCACCTGAAGGCGGGGACGAAGCCGAAGGCCAAGCGCGGCGCGCTCAGCGATATGCACTACGAGATCATCTCCGACGAGGTCTCCGACGAGGTGCAGATGAAAGAGTGGGCCGACGACATCGAACAGAGCGCCCGCTCCAGCAACCAGGGCTTCATCGAACTGTCCGAACCGGGGATGAAGATCGTCCAGTTCCGCAACTACCGCATCGCCGTCGCCCGCCCGCCCTTCTCCGACGGCATCGAGATCACGGCGGTGCGACCCATCGCGAAGACAAGCCTCGAAGATTACGAGTTCGTCAACGAACTGAAAGAGCGCCTGCTCGAACGCCAGCGCGGCGTCCTCATCTCCGGAGCGCCGGGTGCCGGGAAGTCGACGTTCGCGCAGGCCGTCGCGGAGTTCCTCAACAACAACGATTACGCGGTCAAGACGATGGAGAAACCGCGCGACCTGCAGGTCGGTCCCGAGATTACGCAGTACACCGCCCTCGGCGGGCAGATGGAGAAGACCGCCGACTCGCTCCTGCTCGTCCGCCCTGACTACACCATCTACGACGAGGTTCGGAAGACGAACGACTTCTCGGTGTTCGCGGACATGCGACTGGCGGGCGTCGGCATGGTCGGCGTCGTCCACGCGACGCGCGCTATCGACGCGCTCCAGCGCCTCATCGGCCGGGTCGAACTCGGCATGATTCCGCAGGTCGTCGACACCGTCGTCTACATCGAAGCCGGGCAGGTCCACACGGTGTACGACGTGACGACGCAGGTGAAAGTGCCCGAGGGGCTCACCGCCGAGGACCTCGCGCGCCCCGTCATTCAGGTGCGAAACTTCGAGACCGGTCGCCCCGAGTTCGAGATATACACGTTCAACCGCCAGGTCGTCACCGTCCCGCTGGGCGAGGACGGCGGCAGCAACGAGTCGAGCGTCGGCCGAATCGCCAAACAGGAGATAGAGCGCGAGATACGCTCCATCGCCCGTGGTCACGTCGACGTCGAACTCAAAGGCCAGAACCGCGCGGCGGTGTACGTCGAGGAGGACGACATCTCCTACGTCATCGGGAAAGGCGGCGGCCGTATCACCGACATCGAGGAGCGACTCGGCATCGACATCGACGTGCGAACCCACGACGAGAACCCGAAGATGGGGTCGGCGGGAGGATCGGCAGGGTCGTCGGGAAACGGTAGCGGCGGCGCAGGCGGCCGGATCGGCGAACCCGAGGGCGAGGTGGTGACGCCCGAAATCACCTCGCGACACATCGTCGTCCGGATGGACGGCCACGTCGGCGAGACGGTCGAGGTCCGCGCTGGTGGCGAGTACCTGTTCACCGCGACGGTCGGCCGCGGCGGCGACATCCAAGTGTCGCGCGGCAGCGCCATCGCCGACGAACTGGAGAACGCCATCGACCGCAAAGAGCAGATCACTGTAGTCCCCGCATAA
- a CDS encoding ribosome biogenesis/translation initiation ATPase RLI, giving the protein MADDSIAVVDLDRCQPDRCNYECSNYCPPNRTGKECITVRGEDTKEGDPDQIRISEEICLGETCGICVEKCPFDAIEIINLPQELTEDPTHRYGENAFALYGLPVPDPGKVTGILGPNGIGKSTAVRILAEEITPNLGDYGAEPDWETVLDRYRGTELQNYIERLMEGDITVARKPQYVDQIPKQFDGNTRDLLEHTDERGQLDYLVDELSIAPVMDQSIDSISGGELQRVALAATLARDADFYFLDEITPYLDIGQRVKAARLIQELAEDDADRSMLVVEHDLAILDLLTDTLHIAYGEPSAFGVVTPPKSVRNGINEYLKGYLTNENMRIRPNDITFEEHAPRETAKSAPLVEYPDLTKSYGEGEFSLEVDSGTIHHGEVLGVVGPNGIGKSTLAKMFAGELEPDEGELDYRLDIAYKPQYIEIDQPMRVDVFLSSITDEFGSSYWNTEVAQPLQLGRIMEQNLTDLSGGERQRVAIAACLSKDADLYVLDEPSAHLDVEQRVQATTAIRRYAENHDATVLVIDHDIYMIDLLADRLMVFDGEPAQHGHASTPQEMRAGMNDFLSDLEITFRRDERTGRPRINKPDSQLDREQKKQGEYYYAP; this is encoded by the coding sequence ATGGCCGACGACAGCATCGCCGTGGTCGACCTCGACCGGTGTCAACCCGACCGCTGCAACTACGAGTGCTCGAACTACTGCCCGCCGAACCGGACGGGCAAGGAGTGCATCACCGTTCGCGGCGAGGACACCAAAGAGGGCGACCCCGACCAGATTCGCATCTCCGAGGAGATCTGTCTCGGCGAGACCTGCGGCATCTGCGTCGAAAAATGTCCGTTCGACGCGATCGAGATCATCAACCTGCCGCAGGAACTCACCGAGGACCCTACTCACCGCTACGGCGAGAACGCGTTCGCGCTGTACGGCCTCCCGGTCCCGGACCCGGGCAAGGTGACGGGTATCCTCGGCCCCAACGGGATCGGGAAGTCGACCGCCGTGCGGATTCTGGCCGAGGAGATAACGCCGAACCTCGGCGACTACGGCGCGGAACCCGACTGGGAGACGGTGCTCGACCGCTACCGTGGAACGGAGCTCCAGAACTACATCGAGCGCCTGATGGAGGGCGACATCACCGTCGCCCGCAAGCCGCAGTACGTTGACCAGATTCCAAAGCAGTTCGACGGGAATACCCGCGACCTGCTCGAACACACCGACGAGCGCGGCCAACTCGACTACCTCGTTGACGAACTCTCCATCGCGCCAGTGATGGACCAGTCCATCGACTCCATCTCCGGGGGCGAACTCCAGCGCGTCGCGCTGGCGGCGACGCTCGCGCGCGACGCCGACTTCTACTTCCTCGACGAGATCACGCCGTACCTCGACATCGGCCAGCGCGTGAAAGCCGCCCGCCTGATTCAGGAACTCGCCGAGGACGACGCCGACCGCTCGATGCTCGTCGTCGAACACGACCTGGCGATTCTCGACTTGCTGACGGACACGCTCCACATCGCCTACGGTGAGCCGAGCGCGTTCGGCGTCGTCACGCCGCCGAAGTCGGTCCGGAACGGCATCAACGAGTATCTGAAGGGCTACCTCACGAACGAGAACATGCGCATCCGGCCGAACGACATCACCTTCGAGGAGCACGCGCCGCGGGAAACGGCCAAGAGCGCGCCGCTCGTCGAGTATCCCGACCTGACCAAGTCGTACGGCGAGGGCGAGTTCTCGCTCGAAGTCGACAGCGGCACCATTCACCACGGTGAGGTGCTCGGCGTCGTCGGTCCCAACGGTATCGGGAAGTCGACGCTGGCGAAGATGTTCGCCGGAGAGCTCGAACCCGACGAGGGAGAGCTCGACTACCGCTTGGACATCGCCTACAAGCCGCAGTACATCGAGATCGACCAGCCGATGCGCGTCGACGTGTTCCTCTCCTCTATTACCGACGAGTTCGGCTCGTCGTACTGGAACACCGAAGTCGCGCAACCGCTCCAACTCGGCCGCATCATGGAGCAGAACCTCACCGACCTCTCCGGCGGCGAGCGCCAGCGCGTCGCCATCGCGGCCTGCCTGTCGAAGGACGCCGACCTCTACGTGCTCGACGAACCGTCGGCGCACCTCGACGTCGAACAGCGCGTGCAGGCGACGACGGCCATCCGCCGCTACGCCGAGAACCACGACGCGACGGTGCTGGTCATCGACCACGACATCTACATGATAGACCTGCTGGCGGACCGCCTGATGGTGTTCGACGGCGAACCCGCCCAGCACGGTCACGCGTCGACGCCCCAGGAGATGCGCGCCGGGATGAACGACTTCCTCTCGGACCTCGAAATCACGTTCCGCCGCGACGAGCGAACGGGACGTCCGCGCATCAACAAACCCGACAGCCAGTTGGACCGCGAGCAGAAGAAACAGGGCGAGTACTACTACGCGCCCTGA
- a CDS encoding DUF7534 family protein produces the protein MNRRRFRAFLLTMLALDALALVVVPFVIPPDPTARMMVFAAVLLTIPALAFWLAYRGGLERLGVWSPETEKSADDE, from the coding sequence ATGAACCGACGGCGCTTCCGGGCGTTTCTGCTCACCATGCTGGCACTGGATGCGCTGGCGCTCGTCGTCGTCCCGTTCGTGATACCACCGGACCCGACGGCGCGGATGATGGTGTTCGCCGCGGTGCTGCTGACGATTCCGGCGCTCGCGTTCTGGTTGGCGTACCGCGGCGGGTTGGAGCGCCTCGGCGTCTGGTCGCCGGAGACCGAAAAGTCGGCCGACGACGAGTGA
- a CDS encoding DUF2243 domain-containing protein encodes MAESQDTGRFERHEETGRPARTAANVEETTDRPLLRAGAVLGFGLGGLVDVLIFHLVLRTHHLISGWVPPTTPQALQLNLLADGAFSLLMLAIMAVGFGMLWKTAERPEVPWSAGLYAGAVVVGMAIFNLYDGIVDHYILEMHHVTQGLQPDVFDLLWLVGSVVLLVAGLLVVRAERKEDGTPPGDGQL; translated from the coding sequence GTGGCCGAGTCGCAGGACACCGGTCGCTTCGAGCGACACGAGGAGACGGGACGCCCCGCCCGAACGGCGGCGAACGTCGAGGAGACTACCGACCGACCGCTGCTCCGCGCCGGGGCGGTACTCGGCTTCGGTCTCGGGGGTCTCGTCGACGTGCTGATCTTTCATCTCGTGCTGCGGACGCACCACCTCATCTCGGGATGGGTACCGCCGACGACGCCGCAGGCGCTGCAGTTGAACCTCCTCGCGGATGGGGCGTTCTCGCTTCTGATGCTGGCTATCATGGCCGTCGGCTTCGGGATGCTCTGGAAGACGGCCGAGCGGCCGGAGGTGCCGTGGTCCGCCGGGCTGTACGCGGGGGCCGTCGTCGTCGGGATGGCGATATTCAACCTCTACGACGGCATCGTCGACCACTATATTCTGGAGATGCACCACGTGACACAGGGACTTCAGCCGGACGTGTTCGATCTCCTGTGGCTCGTCGGAAGCGTCGTCTTGCTGGTCGCGGGCCTGCTCGTTGTTCGCGCGGAGCGCAAGGAGGATGGGACGCCGCCGGGCGACGGGCAATTGTGA
- a CDS encoding TIGR01548 family HAD-type hydrolase, producing the protein MQTDAVVLDVDGVLVDVADSYRRAVVESVDWVYGRTVPVANLQAFKDAGGFNNDWELTYAVALYVLAQREGLKMAPDNFAAHVAERGGGLDAAQSVVADMPSISQARVRDKWDPERLRDVFQALYLGSDLYREFEGGDPPFETTGYIHDEPVILAEETVRALTGRFDVGVLTGRPEAEAEIALDRVGLDVPENYRFTMDDWEEGKPHPKALMTLAERFEAETVTFVGDTLDDVRTAVNAAERDPERTYRGVGVLTGGLTGEEGRAKYETTGAAAVVDSVNDLPALLE; encoded by the coding sequence ATGCAGACCGACGCGGTCGTTCTCGACGTAGATGGAGTGCTCGTCGACGTCGCCGACTCCTATCGCCGCGCCGTCGTCGAGTCCGTCGACTGGGTGTACGGGCGGACGGTTCCGGTCGCGAACCTCCAGGCGTTCAAGGACGCGGGCGGGTTCAACAACGACTGGGAGTTGACGTACGCCGTCGCGCTCTACGTGCTCGCACAGCGGGAGGGACTGAAGATGGCGCCCGACAATTTCGCGGCGCACGTCGCCGAACGCGGTGGCGGTCTCGACGCCGCGCAGTCAGTCGTCGCCGACATGCCGAGCATCTCGCAGGCGCGGGTCCGCGACAAGTGGGACCCAGAGCGCCTCCGAGACGTGTTTCAGGCGCTGTATCTCGGAAGTGACCTCTACCGCGAGTTCGAGGGTGGCGACCCGCCGTTCGAGACGACGGGCTACATCCACGACGAACCGGTCATCCTCGCCGAAGAGACCGTGAGAGCCCTCACAGGACGTTTCGACGTCGGCGTGTTGACCGGCAGACCCGAAGCGGAGGCCGAGATCGCGCTCGACAGAGTCGGCCTCGACGTTCCCGAGAACTACCGCTTCACGATGGACGACTGGGAGGAGGGGAAACCGCATCCGAAGGCGTTGATGACGCTCGCCGAGCGCTTCGAGGCGGAAACGGTGACGTTCGTCGGTGACACACTCGACGACGTGCGGACGGCGGTGAACGCCGCCGAACGCGACCCCGAGCGGACGTACCGTGGCGTCGGCGTGTTGACCGGCGGTCTCACCGGCGAGGAGGGACGAGCGAAGTACGAGACGACCGGAGCGGCAGCCGTCGTCGACAGCGTGAACGATCTGCCCGCACTGCTGGAGTGA
- a CDS encoding YbhB/YbcL family Raf kinase inhibitor-like protein: MSLQLTSPAFDDGGAIPEQYGYERENVNPPLRVEGVPDETKSLTLVVDDPDAEQVAGKLWNHWLVWNVDPDVSEIPEAWSPARNGAIEGKNDYGELGYGGPNPPDRPHRYRFRLWALDRELSLVAGATQRELDAAMDGHVLEGALLLGTYEPN, translated from the coding sequence ATGTCGCTTCAACTCACGAGTCCGGCGTTCGACGACGGCGGGGCGATACCGGAACAATACGGCTACGAGAGAGAAAACGTCAACCCCCCGTTGCGCGTCGAAGGGGTACCCGACGAGACGAAGTCACTGACGCTCGTCGTCGACGACCCCGACGCCGAGCAAGTCGCCGGAAAGCTGTGGAACCACTGGCTAGTCTGGAACGTCGACCCGGACGTGTCGGAGATTCCCGAGGCGTGGTCTCCCGCACGCAACGGCGCGATAGAGGGCAAGAACGACTACGGTGAACTGGGCTACGGCGGCCCGAACCCGCCGGACCGCCCGCACCGCTACCGGTTCCGGCTGTGGGCGCTCGACCGGGAGCTCTCGTTGGTCGCGGGCGCGACGCAGCGGGAACTCGACGCGGCGATGGATGGCCACGTGCTCGAAGGCGCGTTGCTGTTGGGAACGTACGAACCGAACTGA
- a CDS encoding DNA polymerase sliding clamp has protein sequence MFTAVASADALSKTLDPVGVLVDECKIRLDEDGLRISAMDPATVGVVELSLEAGAFESYEADGGVVGVDVDRLDDVVEMADTGQLVHLELDAETRQLRIRIGGLEYTLALVDPDAIRQEPDLDSIELPASAVVEGRQFGRAIDAAEMVSNHVAVGVDEVEEQLYVNAEGDVDSVHYELPADDLVDFQPASAHSLFSLDYLTEMNRVVPDDAAVTLELGEEFPMRLGYEFADGEGKALYFLAPRIQSR, from the coding sequence ATGTTCACGGCAGTTGCGAGCGCCGACGCGCTCTCGAAGACGCTCGACCCCGTCGGCGTGCTCGTCGACGAGTGCAAGATTCGCCTCGACGAGGACGGTCTCCGAATCTCGGCGATGGACCCCGCGACCGTCGGTGTGGTCGAACTCTCGCTCGAAGCGGGTGCATTCGAATCCTACGAGGCCGACGGCGGCGTCGTCGGCGTCGACGTAGACCGACTCGACGACGTGGTCGAGATGGCCGACACGGGCCAACTCGTCCACCTCGAACTCGACGCGGAGACGCGTCAACTCCGGATTCGAATCGGCGGACTGGAGTACACCCTCGCGCTCGTCGACCCCGACGCCATCCGGCAGGAACCGGACCTCGACTCGATAGAGTTGCCCGCCAGCGCCGTCGTCGAGGGTCGGCAGTTCGGGCGGGCGATAGATGCCGCGGAGATGGTTTCGAACCACGTCGCCGTCGGCGTCGACGAAGTCGAGGAACAGCTGTACGTGAACGCGGAGGGTGATGTGGACAGCGTCCACTACGAACTGCCCGCGGACGACCTCGTCGACTTCCAGCCTGCATCTGCCCACTCGCTGTTCTCGCTCGACTACCTCACCGAGATGAACCGCGTCGTTCCCGATGACGCGGCGGTGACGCTCGAACTCGGCGAGGAGTTCCCGATGCGACTCGGGTACGAGTTCGCCGACGGGGAGGGAAAAGCGCTGTACTTCTTGGCTCCACGGATACAGAGTCGGTGA
- a CDS encoding UPF0146 family protein, giving the protein MKDRREEALVARLSAYDSLVEVGVGRRPDVAAGLAAAGCAVTATDVHEFPVPDSVEFVQDDVVAASEAAAPGEHYQADALYALNSPPDLHGPLRDVARAVGADCLFTTLGFDEPAVPVRRESLDAETLYVAESDVRGGLS; this is encoded by the coding sequence GTGAAAGACCGGAGAGAAGAGGCGCTCGTCGCCCGACTATCGGCGTACGACTCGCTCGTCGAAGTCGGCGTCGGCCGCCGCCCCGACGTGGCCGCGGGTCTCGCGGCGGCGGGGTGCGCCGTCACGGCGACGGACGTCCACGAGTTTCCGGTCCCGGACAGCGTTGAGTTCGTCCAAGACGACGTCGTCGCCGCCAGCGAGGCGGCGGCGCCGGGCGAACACTACCAAGCCGACGCGCTGTACGCGCTGAACTCCCCGCCGGACCTCCACGGGCCGCTCCGCGACGTGGCGCGTGCGGTAGGCGCGGACTGCCTGTTCACGACGCTCGGCTTCGACGAACCCGCAGTACCGGTTCGACGGGAGTCGCTTGACGCCGAGACGCTGTACGTCGCCGAGAGCGACGTGAGGGGCGGTCTGTCGTAG
- the npdG gene encoding NADPH-dependent F420 reductase gives MRIALLGGTGDIGEGLALRWAYDTPHEVLIGSRDPERARTKAEEYETELDSRGVEVKINGFANEMAADRADVVVLAVPPYHVADTVEAVADKLDDGDVLVSPATGMKRDDDGFHYHPPSAGSVTQLVADSAPNGVPVVGAFHNLAAGRLADLDADLGVDVLLVGDDPDAKETVRMLTEAIDGLRAVDAGSITNAAEVESVTPLLVNVAMNNDDMHDLGVRFE, from the coding sequence ATGCGAATCGCGTTACTCGGCGGAACCGGCGACATCGGCGAAGGACTGGCCCTTCGGTGGGCGTACGACACACCCCACGAGGTGCTCATCGGCTCTCGCGACCCCGAAAGGGCGCGCACGAAGGCCGAGGAGTACGAGACGGAACTCGACAGCCGCGGCGTCGAGGTGAAGATAAACGGGTTCGCGAACGAGATGGCCGCCGACCGCGCCGATGTCGTCGTCCTCGCGGTGCCGCCGTACCACGTCGCAGACACCGTCGAGGCGGTCGCCGACAAACTCGACGACGGGGACGTGCTCGTCAGTCCGGCGACGGGGATGAAACGCGACGACGACGGGTTTCACTACCACCCGCCGAGCGCCGGGAGCGTGACGCAGTTGGTCGCCGACAGCGCGCCCAACGGCGTGCCGGTCGTCGGCGCGTTCCACAACCTCGCGGCCGGACGGCTTGCCGATTTGGACGCCGACCTCGGCGTCGACGTGCTGCTCGTCGGCGACGACCCGGACGCGAAGGAGACGGTGCGGATGCTCACCGAGGCGATCGACGGTCTGCGCGCCGTCGACGCGGGCAGCATCACCAACGCGGCGGAAGTCGAGAGCGTGACGCCGCTTCTGGTGAACGTCGCGATGAACAACGACGATATGCACGATCTGGGCGTCCGGTTCGAGTAG
- a CDS encoding M20 family metallopeptidase has product MDDTGGTDDVTTLTRELVSIPSHEDETAAGDAIEDWLHEHTDGNVTRDSAGNVIARKGPGDGDGRDDAPSLALVGHHDVVPPAPSQLDGEEYVVKERDGRLYGRGSADMKGAVAASMLAFRDADPSCELVFASFVGEEIGGTGARVAIDEGFAPDYAIVAEGSTNYSKPGVTDVVVAHKGRRASTLVARGSAAHASEPEAGENAIYRASDAIDIVRELEFPEVEVFGEQLRGTVAVTGIDGGTAWNVIPDECEIIVDERTVPGVRAELERVEEIEGITWTVDQDLPPMDCDDETFADSVLEAAKDAQDGDPELVTKPHATDAGWLAQAGTTCVVCGASEPGEAHTKTESVGLDVLERCYRIYRNAAESV; this is encoded by the coding sequence ATGGACGATACGGGCGGCACGGACGACGTAACGACGCTGACGCGGGAACTTGTCTCGATACCGAGCCACGAGGACGAAACCGCCGCGGGCGACGCCATCGAGGACTGGCTCCACGAACACACCGACGGAAACGTGACCCGCGACAGCGCGGGCAACGTAATCGCCCGCAAGGGACCGGGCGACGGAGACGGTCGCGACGACGCGCCCTCGCTGGCGCTCGTCGGCCACCACGACGTGGTCCCGCCCGCGCCGTCGCAACTCGACGGCGAAGAGTACGTCGTCAAGGAACGCGACGGCCGACTGTACGGCCGCGGGTCGGCCGACATGAAAGGTGCGGTGGCGGCGTCGATGCTCGCGTTCCGCGACGCCGATCCGAGTTGCGAACTCGTCTTCGCGAGTTTCGTCGGCGAGGAGATCGGCGGGACGGGTGCACGAGTGGCCATCGACGAGGGCTTCGCGCCCGACTACGCCATCGTCGCCGAGGGCTCAACGAACTACTCGAAACCGGGCGTCACTGACGTGGTGGTCGCACATAAGGGTCGCCGCGCGAGCACCCTCGTCGCCCGCGGGTCGGCGGCGCACGCCAGCGAGCCCGAGGCGGGCGAGAATGCCATCTACCGGGCGTCGGACGCCATCGATATCGTGCGGGAACTGGAGTTTCCCGAAGTCGAGGTGTTCGGCGAACAGCTACGAGGAACTGTCGCGGTCACCGGCATCGACGGCGGGACGGCGTGGAACGTCATCCCCGACGAGTGCGAGATTATCGTCGACGAGCGGACCGTGCCGGGCGTCCGCGCCGAACTGGAGCGCGTCGAGGAAATCGAGGGCATCACGTGGACCGTCGACCAGGACCTGCCGCCGATGGATTGCGACGACGAGACGTTCGCCGACTCCGTGTTGGAGGCGGCGAAAGACGCCCAAGACGGCGACCCCGAGTTGGTGACGAAACCGCACGCGACGGACGCCGGGTGGTTGGCGCAGGCCGGGACGACCTGCGTCGTCTGCGGCGCGTCCGAACCCGGCGAGGCGCACACGAAGACGGAGAGCGTCGGACTGGACGTGCTGGAGCGGTGTTATCGCATCTACCGGAACGCGGCGGAGTCGGTGTAG
- a CDS encoding archaemetzincin family Zn-dependent metalloprotease, protein MLVDIVPIGDVPAQVKREASAALRSVYSCDVTVHDEQGIPEGAYDRSRNQYRAEQFIELASRVGSGDKNIGVTPMDLYYRRRNYVFGLAYLNGNGSVISTYRLQTSSDGGISTKPASEVFADRVRKEVVHEIGHTFGLEHCDNSKCVMSFSPTVREVDVKEENLCGTCSRTFG, encoded by the coding sequence ATGCTTGTCGACATCGTGCCCATCGGGGACGTGCCAGCGCAGGTCAAGCGCGAGGCCTCCGCCGCGTTGCGTTCGGTATACAGCTGCGACGTGACGGTCCACGACGAGCAGGGCATCCCCGAGGGCGCGTACGACCGCAGCCGAAATCAGTACCGGGCCGAGCAGTTCATCGAGCTGGCGAGTCGTGTCGGCAGCGGCGACAAGAACATCGGCGTAACGCCGATGGATCTCTACTACCGTCGGCGAAACTACGTCTTCGGTCTCGCGTACCTCAATGGCAACGGTTCGGTCATCTCGACGTACCGCCTGCAGACTTCCTCGGACGGCGGCATCTCGACGAAGCCGGCCTCCGAGGTGTTCGCCGACCGTGTTCGGAAAGAGGTCGTCCACGAAATTGGACACACGTTCGGTCTCGAACACTGCGACAACTCGAAGTGCGTGATGAGTTTCTCCCCGACCGTGCGGGAAGTCGACGTGAAAGAGGAGAACCTCTGCGGCACCTGTAGCCGGACGTTTGGTTGA